The DNA window GGGCGACATCGCCACCGTCGGCATTTCCGAATATGCCCAGGAGCAGCTCGGCGACGTCGTCTATGTGGAGCTGCCCGACATCGGCAGAAAGTTCGCCAGGGGCGATGACGCTGCCGTGGTCGAATCGGTCAAGGCGGCAAGCGAAGTCTATTCGCCGCTTTCGGGCGAGGTCGTCGAGGTCAATAGCGCGCTCGCCGATAGCCCGGCCCAGGTGAACGCGGACGCCGAAGGCGCGGGCTGGATCTTCAAGCTCAGGATCGGCAAGGAGAGCGAGGTCGGCGTGCTGATGACCGAGGCCGACTACAAGACCTATCTCGCGGAGCTTTGAAGAACGATGCGCTACCTGCCCTTGTCTGACGCCGACCGCGAGGCGATGCTGCAACGCATCGGCGTCGATGCGATCGATGCCCTGTTCGCCGGCGTGCCCAAGGACAAGCTTCTCGGCATGCCGCTCGACCTGCCCACCCATATGAGCGAGCCCGAGGTGGAGCGGGCGCTTTCGGCGCTTGCGGCGAAGAACGTGCCGGCGGGTTCGGTACCTTTCTTCGTCGGCGCCGGCGCCTACCGGCACCATGTCCCGGCAACCGTCGACCATCTCGTCCAGCGCTCGGAGTTCCTGACCTCCTACACCCCCTATCAGCCGGAAATATCGCAGGGCACCCTGCAGGCGCTGTTCGAGTTCCAGACCCAGGTCGTGCTGTTGACCGGCATGGAGGTCGCCAACGCCTCCATGTATGACGGCTCGACCGGTTGCGGCGAGGCGGTGCTGATGGCCGAGCGCGTGACCCGGCGCGGCAAGGCGGTCGTCTCCGGCGGCCTGCACCCGCATTATCGCTCGGTGGTCGAGAATGTGTGCCGCTTCGCCGACCACGAGGTCGAGGCGCTTCCGGCCGACCCGCTGGGCAAGGAGGATATCGCAGGCCGGATCGATGAGAATACGGCCTGCATCGTCGTCCAGACCCCGGGCGTCTATGGCAACCTAGTCGACCTTGCGCCGCTTGCCGTTGCCGCGCACGAGAAGGGCGCGCTCCTCGTTGCCGTCGTCACCGAGATCGTCTCGCTCGGCGCAGTCAAGTCCCCCGGCGAGATGGGCGCCGACATCGTCGCCGCCGAGGGCCAGTCGCTCGGCAACGCGCTCAACTTCGGCGGACCCTATCTCGGCCTGTTCGCAACGCGGCAGAAATATGTCCGGCAGATGCCCGGAAGGCTTGCCGGCGAGACGGTCGATGCGGAAGGAAGGCGCGGCTATGTGCTGACGCTTTCGACCCGCGAGCAGCATATCCGCCGCGAAAGGGCGACCTCCAACATCTGCACCAATTCCGGCCTTTGCGCGCTCGCCTTTTCGATCCATCTGGCGCTGCTCGGCGACCAGGGCCTCAAGCGCCTTGCGCAAATCAACCACGCCAATGCGGTTCGGCTCGCCAAAGCGCTTGCCGCCGTCAAGGGCGTTAAGATCGTCACCCCTGCCTTCTTCAACGAATTCACCGTCCGTCTTCCCGGCGACGGCGCCGAGATCGTCGAACGGCTGGCCGAACGGGGCGTCATCGGCGGCGTGCCCGTGTCGCGGCTGGAGCCGGAACGCGACGATCTTGCCGATCTTGTCATCGTCGCCGCCACCGAGACCAACTCGGATGCCGACCGCGACGCGTATGCGGCGGCGCTCCGCGAGGTGCTGAAATGAACAAGGAGACAGGCCCGAACCGGCCGCGGCCAGGAACTCTTGGAGCCCGCGCCACCTTCACCGGCAACCGCGCCCTGCAGATCGAAGAGCCGCTTTTGTTCGAAATCGGCCGCGTCGATCAGAGCGGCGTCGATTTCGACGCGCCGGCGCCCGTAAAGGACAGACTCGGCGGGCTTGCGCGAACCGGCGAGATCGGCCTTGCCGGCCTCTCGGAGCCCGAGGCGATGCGCCATTATGTGCGCCTGTCGCAGAAGAACTACGCCATCGATGTCGGCAT is part of the Hyphomicrobiales bacterium genome and encodes:
- the gcvH gene encoding glycine cleavage system protein GcvH, producing MAKSRYTKDHEYARVEGDIATVGISEYAQEQLGDVVYVELPDIGRKFARGDDAAVVESVKAASEVYSPLSGEVVEVNSALADSPAQVNADAEGAGWIFKLRIGKESEVGVLMTEADYKTYLAEL
- the gcvPA gene encoding aminomethyl-transferring glycine dehydrogenase subunit GcvPA, yielding MRYLPLSDADREAMLQRIGVDAIDALFAGVPKDKLLGMPLDLPTHMSEPEVERALSALAAKNVPAGSVPFFVGAGAYRHHVPATVDHLVQRSEFLTSYTPYQPEISQGTLQALFEFQTQVVLLTGMEVANASMYDGSTGCGEAVLMAERVTRRGKAVVSGGLHPHYRSVVENVCRFADHEVEALPADPLGKEDIAGRIDENTACIVVQTPGVYGNLVDLAPLAVAAHEKGALLVAVVTEIVSLGAVKSPGEMGADIVAAEGQSLGNALNFGGPYLGLFATRQKYVRQMPGRLAGETVDAEGRRGYVLTLSTREQHIRRERATSNICTNSGLCALAFSIHLALLGDQGLKRLAQINHANAVRLAKALAAVKGVKIVTPAFFNEFTVRLPGDGAEIVERLAERGVIGGVPVSRLEPERDDLADLVIVAATETNSDADRDAYAAALREVLK